The following proteins come from a genomic window of Diorhabda carinulata isolate Delta chromosome X, icDioCari1.1, whole genome shotgun sequence:
- the LOC130901899 gene encoding acyl-CoA-binding domain-containing protein 5, with amino-acid sequence MTTEQKFNAAVNVIRSLPKNGSYQPSNDLMLRFYGYYKQATNGPCTGSRPAFWDLVGRAKYDAWKSLGDMSKQEAMNKYVNELHTIVETMSYSDKVANFLEAPTNELDSINIDDLELIAGDVLERVRSQPNSPLASREGSPIRFGSKSASSTSTPSVSPSTPDESDHSDDEYIDTIENPVPLRNNTYNETIPNGYVNNSQSQHIARPKSKSTSNIDISQEITKAVQSLRVDIEKLSQKVSTLESSKTSLVARQRGMFSGVSKQFLVFVIIWPFITHLILNRYYSRRN; translated from the exons gaTCATATCAACCTAGTAACGATTTGATGTTAAGATTTTATGGTTATTATAAACAAGCTACAAATGGTCCCTGTACTGGTTCCCGTCCGGCATTTTGGGATCTCGTCGGTAGGGCTAAATATGATGCATGGAAAAGTCTTGGTGATATGTCTAAACAGGAAGCTATGAATAAATATGTTAACGAACTTCATAC aATAGTTGAAACTATGAGTTATTCAGATAAAGTCGCCAATTTCTTAGAAGCTCCTACCAATGAATTGGACTCAATTAATATTGACGATTTAGAGCTAATAGCTGGAGATGTTTTGGAGAGGGTGAGATCACAGCCAAATTCCCCTTTGG CATCCAGAGAAGGTTCTCCAATTCGGTTTGGATCTAAAAGTGCTAGCTCTACGTCAACTCCTTCTGTCTCTCCTAGTACACCAGATGAATCTGATCACAGTGATGATGAATATATTGACACAATCGAG aatcCTGTTCCATTAAGAAATAACACGTACAATGAAACCATCCCAAACGGATATGTTAACAATTCTCAAAGTCAACATATTGCGAGGCCAAAAAGTAAATCAacttcaaatattgatatatccCAAGAAATCACAAAAGCAGTTCAAAGTCTTCGTGTAGATATTgagaaattatcacaaaaagtCAGTACTTTGGAATCATCAAAAACATCGCTAGTTGCAAGACAAAGGGGAATGTTCTCAGGAGTATCGAAacaatttttggtttttgtaataatttggCCTTTTATCACTCACCTTATTTTAAATCGATATTATTCTAGACGAAACTAA
- the LOC130901086 gene encoding uncharacterized protein LOC130901086, whose translation MNEYGTEITVKEVDTVLSNIEKKYSSIKNFPSSNDELEENLSVLSKEFDSIGITPIDFSQPLPKMFEELVCNARSLVQIHRKTLAQMKDTNITSQSNNVKNSYLHKVVENYQTKIDFYENKSATQQNRIEVLEQKVREMRKKETEIKNEMEKVKRYHMEQSNDNMRKIKKLLEENRKLKEKESFVTPHSKDEILLKFLAKYRKNEDIYKTTIQELEENNRQLVKKIIEMKCREELN comes from the exons atGAATGAATATGGTACTGAAATCACTGTAAAAGAAGTAGATacagttttatcaaatatagaaaagaaatattCTTCAATTAAAAACTTTCCCAGTAGCAATGATGaacttgaagaaaatttgtcagtTCTTTCAAAAGAATTTGATTCCATTGGTATTACTCCAATTGATTTTTCACAACCACTTCCAAAAATGTTTGAGGAACTTGTTTGTAATGCTAGAAGCTTAGTACAAATACACAGAAAAACTTTAG caCAAATGAAAGATACAAATATAACCAGTCAAAgtaataatgttaaaaatagCTATTTACACAAAGTGGTTGAAAATTATCAAacgaaaatagatttttatgaaaacaaaagtGCGACTCAACAAAATAGAATAGAAGTTCTAGAACAGAAAGTGagagaaatgagaaaaaaagaaactgaaataaaaaatgaaatggagAAGGTTAAAAGGTACCACATGGAACAGAGCAATgataatatgagaaaaattaaaaaacttctagaagaaaatagaaaattaaaagaaaaagaatcaTTTGTCACACCTCATTCCAAAGatgaaattttactaaaattcttagctaaatacagaaaaaatgaaGACATCTACAAAACAACTATTCAAGAATTGGAAGAAAATAACAGACagttagtgaaaaaaattatcgaaatgaAATGCAGAGAAGAACTAAACTGA